The Aequorivita sublithincola DSM 14238 genome window below encodes:
- a CDS encoding App1 family protein, giving the protein MKLDLKLYRGYVNDQELVVFGHVFKSWAPDKYRLDRRGIRHAVSVIHMFRIKPLENVAVKLRFKNIDVFTKTLADGYFRFTIPYTEKLEPGWHSYEVSCKIYDFGIVESSELLKPFESKFGIISDIDDTFLVSHSGNFLKKLYVLLLKNINKRKIFEDVVPHYQSLSRAGQENDTASNSFFYVSSSEWNLYEFIDSFARLHQLPKAVIKLKKIKTGISDFLFTGRGSHDHKFEKIKDIIMFYPNLEYVLLGDDSQKDPFLYERIVKIFPENIKAIYIRQTGRKTKQLVEKTLQNIESLNVATCYFSNSHEAIAHSEKIGIL; this is encoded by the coding sequence TTGAAGCTAGATTTAAAACTATACCGTGGCTATGTAAACGATCAGGAATTGGTGGTATTTGGTCACGTTTTTAAGTCTTGGGCGCCAGATAAATATCGATTGGATCGTAGAGGAATTCGTCATGCGGTTTCTGTTATCCATATGTTTCGTATAAAACCATTAGAGAATGTTGCAGTAAAACTAAGATTCAAAAATATTGATGTGTTTACCAAAACCTTGGCCGATGGTTATTTTCGATTTACCATTCCTTACACCGAAAAACTCGAACCTGGTTGGCATTCGTATGAAGTAAGTTGTAAAATTTACGATTTCGGCATTGTAGAATCTTCTGAATTGCTAAAACCTTTTGAAAGTAAATTTGGAATTATTTCTGATATTGATGATACTTTTTTGGTTTCTCACAGTGGTAATTTTTTGAAAAAGCTTTATGTGCTCCTACTTAAAAATATCAACAAACGAAAGATTTTTGAAGATGTAGTGCCGCATTACCAATCGTTGAGTAGAGCCGGACAGGAGAATGATACGGCTTCAAATTCGTTTTTCTATGTTTCTAGTAGCGAGTGGAATTTATATGAATTTATAGACTCTTTCGCTCGACTACATCAACTTCCGAAGGCTGTAATTAAACTTAAAAAAATAAAGACAGGAATCTCAGATTTTCTGTTCACCGGAAGGGGCAGCCACGATCATAAATTTGAAAAGATTAAGGATATAATTATGTTTTACCCAAACTTAGAGTATGTTTTATTAGGCGACGATTCTCAAAAAGATCCTTTTTTATATGAACGGATTGTGAAAATATTTCCTGAAAACATAAAAGCCATATATATTAGGCAAACTGGCCGAAAGACAAAACAGCTTGTGGAAAAAACACTACAAAATATCGAATCCTTGAATGTTGCAACTTGCTATTTTTCTAATAGTCACGAAGCAATTGCACATTCAGAAAAGATTGGAATATTATAA
- a CDS encoding S9 family peptidase, which produces MKKFSLICLTLLLVFACKDKPKDNTKEVAVVKTYTIEQFMGNENASANGFSADKSKVLITSNRSGVYNMYNVSAEGGEFTPITQSDSASVYGISYFPEDDRILFRMDGNGDEIFKIFMKDSNEIKRLTPEKNVRALFQGWAKDGKSFYYNSNERSAQMMDVYEMDIATFKPKLIFKNEDAMDLGGISADKNYMLLSKSITTNDSDLYLLNLKTNQKTKINETISKNTPEDFSPDEKSFYYTTDVDSEFSYLMKYNIENGTKEKVLEKDWDISAFYFTYNGKYQVLFSNEDAKSKMYVTEVATGKELNFPDIDGQAIEAASFSNDETMALLTVGSSQLPTNTYSYNIASGKYHKLTDVLNKEINPNDLVEATVVRFKSFDGLEIPAIYYEPKNATVDEKAPALVWVHGGPGGQSRQGFNSFIQYVVNHGYAVLAVNNRGSSGYGKTFYRMDDQNHGDKDLKDCIAGKDWLASQEMIDKDKIGILGGSYGGFMTMAALTSAPEEFKVGVNIFGVTNWMRTLKSIPPWWESFKDALYQEMGNPNTADSVRLKQISPLFHTENVTKPLMVLQGAQDPRVLKIESDEIVEGVKKNGVPVEYVVFEDEGHGFVKKENEIEAYGRVLKFLDKYLKDAGATNLDNTKTDSTEIK; this is translated from the coding sequence ATGAAGAAATTCAGTTTAATATGTTTAACCTTATTATTAGTATTTGCCTGCAAAGACAAGCCAAAAGATAATACCAAAGAAGTTGCAGTAGTAAAAACCTATACTATAGAACAATTTATGGGTAATGAAAATGCCTCGGCGAATGGCTTCTCTGCTGATAAATCGAAAGTACTTATAACCAGCAATCGTTCTGGAGTATATAATATGTACAACGTTTCTGCGGAAGGCGGCGAGTTTACACCCATAACCCAATCTGATAGTGCTTCGGTTTATGGCATTTCATATTTTCCTGAAGACGATAGAATTCTTTTCAGAATGGATGGAAACGGTGATGAGATTTTCAAAATTTTCATGAAAGATAGCAACGAAATTAAAAGGTTGACTCCTGAAAAAAATGTGCGTGCACTCTTTCAAGGCTGGGCTAAGGACGGCAAAAGTTTCTATTACAACAGCAACGAACGCAGTGCACAAATGATGGATGTTTATGAAATGGACATTGCTACCTTCAAACCCAAACTTATATTTAAAAACGAAGATGCGATGGATCTTGGAGGAATTTCAGCAGATAAAAACTATATGCTTCTATCAAAATCAATAACTACAAACGACAGTGATCTTTATCTTCTAAATCTTAAAACAAATCAAAAAACTAAGATCAACGAAACTATCAGCAAGAATACACCAGAAGATTTTTCACCTGATGAAAAATCATTTTATTACACAACCGATGTCGATTCTGAGTTCAGTTATTTAATGAAGTACAATATTGAAAACGGAACCAAAGAAAAAGTTTTAGAAAAAGATTGGGATATTAGTGCATTCTACTTTACATATAACGGAAAATACCAAGTTTTATTTAGCAATGAAGACGCCAAATCAAAAATGTATGTTACCGAAGTTGCAACTGGTAAGGAATTAAATTTTCCCGATATAGATGGGCAAGCAATTGAAGCTGCAAGTTTTTCTAACGATGAAACAATGGCATTATTGACTGTTGGCAGCTCCCAACTTCCTACAAACACTTACTCCTATAATATAGCTTCTGGCAAATATCACAAACTTACCGATGTTTTAAACAAAGAAATAAATCCTAACGATTTGGTTGAAGCAACAGTTGTTAGATTCAAATCTTTTGACGGATTGGAAATTCCCGCTATTTATTACGAACCTAAAAACGCAACAGTGGATGAAAAAGCTCCTGCATTAGTTTGGGTTCACGGTGGGCCAGGTGGACAGTCTCGACAAGGTTTTAATTCTTTCATACAATATGTAGTTAATCACGGTTATGCCGTTTTGGCCGTCAACAATCGCGGCAGCAGTGGTTATGGCAAAACTTTTTATAGAATGGACGACCAAAATCACGGTGATAAGGATTTAAAAGACTGCATTGCAGGAAAAGACTGGTTGGCAAGCCAAGAAATGATAGATAAAGATAAAATAGGAATTCTAGGTGGTTCCTATGGTGGATTTATGACGATGGCTGCGCTGACTTCTGCCCCTGAGGAATTTAAGGTTGGGGTCAATATTTTTGGCGTTACAAACTGGATGCGAACTTTAAAAAGTATTCCGCCGTGGTGGGAATCTTTTAAAGATGCGCTATACCAAGAAATGGGCAATCCAAATACTGCAGATTCAGTTCGTTTGAAGCAAATTTCACCCTTATTTCATACTGAAAATGTAACAAAACCCTTAATGGTATTGCAAGGCGCACAAGATCCTAGAGTTCTAAAAATTGAATCTGATGAAATTGTTGAAGGCGTGAAAAAGAATGGCGTTCCGGTGGAATACGTAGTTTTCGAAGATGAAGGCCATGGATTTGTAAAGAAGGAAAACGAAATTGAAGCTTACGGAAGAGTTTTGAAATTTTTAGATAAATATTTAAAAGATGCGGGCGCAACCAATTTAGATAATACAAAAACAGATTCAACTGAGATAAAGTAA
- a CDS encoding bifunctional alpha/beta hydrolase/OsmC family protein, producing MNIQKVSFTNKDKEQLAGRLELPLDQEPHNFVIFAHCFTCTKNLTAVKNVGRELTDAGFGVLRFDFTGLGESEGDFENTNFSGNVDDLIEAADFLKKNFMAPTLLIGHSLGGAAAIFAASKIESIKAAVVINSPSHPSHVLHLLKDSQQEINKNGKAKVNLGGVDFTIKKQFLDDLENKSLIDVVSNFGKALLILHSPQDPTVGIKNAEEIYKAARHPKSFISLDGADHMLSNKEDSKYVGQVIAAWATRYVNVPEVETVKTKSKVAASLKGDDKFTTHLKLGDHSFIADEPTSFGGNNYGPSPYEFLSAGLAACTVMTIQMYAKRKKWEVENVTCHINYSKDHAIDCEACEEDSAKIDTFTREINLKGNLSEEQRKRLLEIADRCPVHKTLHSKTQIITKLIE from the coding sequence ATGAATATTCAAAAAGTATCTTTCACTAACAAAGATAAGGAGCAACTAGCAGGCAGACTGGAACTCCCGTTAGATCAGGAACCACATAACTTTGTGATTTTTGCACACTGTTTTACTTGTACTAAAAACTTGACCGCCGTAAAAAATGTTGGTAGAGAATTAACCGATGCAGGGTTTGGTGTTCTTAGGTTTGATTTCACTGGCTTGGGCGAAAGCGAAGGCGATTTTGAAAATACAAATTTCTCCGGAAATGTAGATGACCTTATTGAAGCCGCAGATTTTTTGAAAAAGAACTTTATGGCTCCTACCCTGCTTATTGGCCATTCCCTAGGTGGCGCAGCTGCTATTTTTGCTGCCTCAAAAATAGAATCTATAAAAGCTGCCGTAGTTATTAATTCGCCCAGCCATCCTTCGCACGTGCTACATTTGTTGAAAGATAGCCAACAAGAAATTAATAAAAACGGCAAGGCAAAAGTGAATTTAGGCGGAGTAGATTTCACCATAAAAAAACAGTTTTTGGACGATCTTGAAAACAAATCGCTTATTGATGTTGTTAGTAATTTTGGAAAAGCACTTTTAATCTTGCATTCGCCTCAAGATCCTACTGTTGGTATTAAAAACGCTGAAGAGATATACAAAGCAGCTCGTCATCCAAAAAGTTTTATTTCTTTGGATGGAGCGGACCATATGCTTTCAAACAAAGAAGATTCAAAATATGTAGGACAAGTTATTGCAGCCTGGGCAACGCGCTATGTTAATGTCCCAGAAGTTGAAACAGTGAAAACCAAAAGCAAAGTTGCTGCAAGTTTGAAAGGCGACGATAAATTTACAACGCATTTAAAACTGGGAGACCATTCTTTTATTGCCGATGAACCCACCAGCTTTGGAGGAAATAATTACGGTCCTTCGCCATACGAATTTCTTTCTGCCGGACTCGCAGCTTGTACAGTAATGACCATCCAGATGTATGCGAAAAGAAAGAAGTGGGAAGTTGAAAACGTTACTTGCCACATCAATTATTCTAAAGATCACGCCATAGATTGTGAAGCCTGTGAAGAAGATTCCGCAAAGATTGATACCTTTACTCGCGAAATTAATTTGAAAGGTAACCTTTCCGAAGAACAGAGAAAAAGACTGTTAGAAATTGCTGATAGATGCCCAGTACACAAAACATTACACAGTAAAACCCAGATTATTACAAAGCTCATAGAATAA
- a CDS encoding superoxide dismutase family protein, which yields MKKLGILVAALAITVFLGCKNEKKDMDNPDGMNDSIEMDSSADQEAPKTVSVVMEAKSGSTAEGEAYFTEENGMVKLEAKFSGLKPGTHAIHIHEKADCSSEDGKSSGGHWNPTHEKHGKWGDADGYHKGDIGNFEVGDDGSGRITMQTDEWCIGCGDENKDIVGKAVIIHEGTDDFTTQPTGDAGGRVACGGIIK from the coding sequence ATGAAAAAATTAGGAATATTAGTTGCAGCCCTTGCTATCACAGTATTTTTAGGCTGTAAAAATGAAAAAAAAGACATGGATAACCCAGACGGAATGAATGATTCCATCGAAATGGATTCCTCTGCAGACCAAGAAGCACCAAAAACAGTTTCCGTAGTTATGGAAGCAAAAAGTGGAAGCACGGCTGAAGGAGAAGCCTATTTTACCGAAGAAAACGGAATGGTAAAATTAGAAGCTAAATTCTCTGGTTTAAAGCCTGGTACGCACGCTATCCATATTCACGAAAAAGCAGATTGCAGCTCTGAAGACGGAAAATCTTCTGGAGGTCACTGGAACCCAACCCACGAAAAGCACGGTAAATGGGGCGATGCTGACGGATATCACAAAGGTGATATAGGTAATTTTGAAGTTGGTGATGACGGTAGCGGTAGAATCACAATGCAAACTGACGAATGGTGTATAGGTTGTGGCGATGAAAACAAAGATATTGTTGGCAAAGCCGTAATTATTCACGAAGGTACAGACGATTTTACTACGCAACCTACTGGTGATGCTGGTGGACGAGTTGCTTGTGGTGGGATTATAAAATAA
- a CDS encoding diacylglycerol/lipid kinase family protein, whose amino-acid sequence MKSEKYILLIVNPISGDSDKTLIIDTVKDEVAKRGFGFQLYETSGENDKEKIFSLVKELNSTRILVAGGDGTISLVAECVLDKDIVVGIIPAGSANGIAVNFNLPEDLTDQLNIAFSDCTLKLDVLFINNKLCLHIADLGINAELIKNYENSGIRGKLGYFLQSIPTLINSEAPFHFEVETEDGITNESGVLLAIANANKFGTGATINPNGKMNDGKFEILIFKNLNFIEIFKTINEQPEMSSDFVQVISTSSAEIRCKTNVPFQIDGEFLGEIKEASVNLRKETLLVAVPEMFCKLHTITT is encoded by the coding sequence ATGAAATCAGAAAAATATATTTTACTAATTGTCAATCCTATTTCGGGCGATAGTGACAAAACTCTCATAATTGATACGGTGAAAGATGAGGTTGCCAAAAGAGGATTTGGATTCCAACTGTACGAAACTTCAGGTGAAAACGATAAAGAAAAAATTTTTTCGCTTGTAAAAGAACTAAATTCAACTCGTATTTTAGTTGCGGGTGGCGATGGAACTATCTCCTTGGTGGCAGAATGTGTCTTAGACAAAGATATTGTCGTGGGCATAATTCCTGCGGGATCTGCTAATGGAATTGCTGTTAACTTCAATCTTCCTGAAGATCTTACCGACCAACTCAATATTGCATTTTCAGACTGTACCTTGAAGTTGGATGTTCTTTTTATAAACAACAAACTTTGTCTGCACATTGCAGATTTGGGCATCAATGCGGAGTTAATTAAGAATTACGAAAATTCGGGGATTCGAGGCAAGTTGGGTTATTTTTTGCAATCAATTCCCACACTTATTAATTCTGAAGCACCATTTCATTTTGAAGTTGAAACCGAAGATGGCATTACTAATGAAAGCGGTGTTTTATTGGCAATTGCGAATGCAAACAAATTTGGAACGGGCGCCACAATAAATCCAAATGGCAAAATGAATGATGGAAAGTTTGAAATTCTCATTTTTAAAAATCTCAACTTCATCGAAATTTTTAAAACAATAAACGAACAACCAGAAATGTCCTCAGATTTTGTACAAGTTATTTCAACAAGCAGCGCCGAGATTCGTTGTAAAACAAATGTACCTTTCCAGATAGATGGTGAGTTTTTAGGAGAAATCAAGGAGGCCTCCGTAAACTTAAGAAAGGAAACTCTCTTGGTGGCGGTGCCAGAAATGTTCTGTAAATTACATACTATAACTACTTAA